One window from the genome of Leptospira johnsonii encodes:
- a CDS encoding RluA family pseudouridine synthase — translation MNLELHAEVNADSDGSRLDRFLKDYLGDEISRASIQHWIDSGWVKDGTGKILLKSSYKVSPGENFHISVPPKPPLNLTPVKMEIEVLKETPHYLIIRKPAGIASHSGPGDRSATLVNGLLYKFKELSSVGGESRPGIVHRLDKPTEGIMIVAKNDHAHAKLSELFRRRNITKKYLAWVQGTLPEGEGTIDRPIGRHPIERLKMTVTPKGRASVTHYRILKTAVSKNGRKFSLIEADLETGRTHQIRVHFQSLRCPVVGDLLYSRNAALFENYGLLLLSYCLEFKDPFTDEEVQIVLDPPQRFENFENNLENF, via the coding sequence ATGAATCTGGAACTTCATGCCGAAGTTAACGCTGACTCTGATGGATCCAGACTTGATCGATTTTTAAAGGATTATCTGGGAGACGAGATCTCCAGAGCTTCCATTCAACATTGGATCGATTCTGGTTGGGTCAAAGATGGAACCGGAAAAATACTCTTAAAATCTTCTTACAAGGTAAGTCCTGGAGAAAATTTTCATATCTCAGTTCCTCCTAAACCTCCGTTGAACTTAACTCCAGTAAAAATGGAAATAGAAGTTTTAAAGGAAACTCCTCATTATCTGATCATTCGCAAACCGGCTGGCATTGCGTCACATAGTGGGCCAGGGGATAGATCCGCTACTTTGGTTAACGGATTACTCTACAAATTTAAAGAGCTTTCGAGTGTCGGAGGAGAATCTAGGCCGGGTATCGTGCATCGTTTGGATAAACCTACGGAAGGGATCATGATCGTAGCTAAGAACGATCATGCACATGCAAAACTTTCCGAGCTGTTTAGAAGAAGGAACATTACTAAGAAATATCTTGCTTGGGTCCAGGGCACACTTCCGGAAGGAGAAGGCACGATAGACAGACCGATAGGAAGACATCCGATAGAAAGATTGAAGATGACTGTGACTCCTAAAGGAAGAGCGTCAGTCACTCATTACAGGATCTTAAAGACCGCGGTTTCCAAGAACGGTAGAAAGTTCTCCCTCATCGAAGCTGATTTGGAAACAGGAAGGACTCACCAGATAAGGGTCCATTTTCAGAGTCTCAGATGTCCCGTGGTTGGAGATCTTCTTTACTCCAGAAACGCCGCACTCTTTGAGAACTACGGACTCTTACTTCTTTCTTATTGTTTAGAATTCAAGGACCCTTTTACGGACGAAGAAGTGCAGATCGTTCTGGATCCTCCTCAAAGATTCGAAAATTTCGAAAATAATTTGGAGAATTTTTAA
- a CDS encoding YkvA family protein, whose protein sequence is MEEDKIEKIKQGFWPKVKKVAGKVPFLADAIALYYAMLDPSTPLKAKLTIAGALAYFLTPFDAMPDILFGAGYIDDAGVVAAVLAAASMYVKEEHKKKAADFLDSNPEGTLEN, encoded by the coding sequence ATGGAAGAAGATAAAATTGAAAAGATCAAACAAGGTTTTTGGCCTAAGGTGAAGAAGGTCGCGGGAAAGGTTCCTTTTCTTGCGGATGCAATTGCTTTGTATTATGCGATGTTGGATCCTTCTACACCCCTGAAAGCAAAACTTACGATTGCGGGTGCACTTGCTTATTTTCTCACGCCTTTTGATGCGATGCCAGATATACTTTTCGGCGCAGGTTATATAGACGATGCAGGAGTGGTTGCAGCCGTTTTAGCAGCCGCGTCCATGTATGTAAAAGAAGAACATAAGAAGAAGGCCGCGGATTTTTTAGATTCCAATCCTGAGGGTACCCTGGAGAATTGA
- a CDS encoding inositol monophosphatase family protein: protein MSYQNEIKIRYQHFLNFVPTISEFLKKTHEREDLQISFKGNIESDLVTIADKGSEELIVSEIRKAFPNDHILGEEGSNYEGNSQFKWIIDPLDGTVNYSHRIPLYCCCIGLEDLEKKSAVMGIVPMPALGHVYHAMLGEGAFKDKTPIKVTQTKEIKKALLCTGFPYDREEKIEQLIFNLKKFILRSRGVRRTGSAGLDICWVAEGKFDAFWEEDLKPWDMTAAAAILQEAGGKLSTYANNTFHPYVTSLIASNGVLHEKMVEILQEFLDI from the coding sequence ATGAGCTACCAAAACGAAATCAAGATCAGATACCAGCACTTCCTCAACTTCGTCCCAACCATCTCGGAGTTCCTGAAAAAAACTCACGAAAGGGAAGATCTGCAAATCTCCTTTAAGGGAAATATAGAATCGGACCTAGTCACGATTGCAGACAAAGGTTCCGAAGAATTGATCGTCTCAGAGATCAGAAAGGCATTTCCTAACGATCATATCTTAGGAGAAGAAGGAAGTAACTACGAAGGTAATTCTCAATTCAAATGGATCATAGATCCTTTGGATGGAACCGTAAATTATTCTCACCGTATTCCTCTCTATTGCTGTTGTATAGGATTAGAAGATCTAGAGAAAAAATCGGCAGTGATGGGGATCGTTCCAATGCCAGCACTCGGACATGTATACCATGCTATGTTAGGAGAAGGCGCATTCAAAGATAAAACTCCTATCAAAGTCACTCAGACCAAAGAGATCAAAAAAGCACTCTTATGCACAGGCTTTCCTTACGATCGAGAAGAGAAGATAGAACAACTGATTTTCAATCTGAAAAAATTCATCTTAAGATCCAGAGGTGTGAGAAGAACTGGATCTGCAGGTTTAGATATCTGTTGGGTAGCCGAAGGTAAGTTCGACGCATTCTGGGAAGAAGATCTAAAACCTTGGGACATGACCGCAGCTGCCGCTATCCTTCAGGAAGCAGGCGGTAAGTTGAGTACTTATGCGAATAATACATTCCATCCATATGTGACTAGCTTGATTGCGTCTAACGGAGTATTACATGAAAAAATGGTAGAGATCTTACAGGAGTTTTTAGATATATGA
- a CDS encoding DMT family transporter yields the protein MSWVLLVLAGLFEVGFTTCMKLSDGFKDWKYGLGFFVFAVMSFYFLNKATQNISLGTAYAVWTGIGAAGTAIIGILSFGDSINAWRIFFLSTLILSVIGLKFLGGD from the coding sequence ATGAGTTGGGTTTTATTGGTGTTGGCCGGGTTATTCGAGGTCGGTTTCACCACTTGTATGAAATTATCCGACGGATTTAAGGATTGGAAATATGGTCTCGGATTCTTCGTGTTTGCCGTTATGAGTTTTTACTTTTTAAACAAGGCCACTCAGAATATTTCTCTAGGAACTGCGTATGCTGTATGGACTGGGATCGGAGCCGCAGGAACTGCAATCATTGGAATTCTTTCCTTTGGAGATTCTATCAATGCTTGGAGGATCTTCTTTCTTTCTACTTTGATATTGTCCGTGATCGGATTGAAATTTTTAGGTGGAGACTAA
- a CDS encoding glycosyltransferase family 4 protein — protein MLDSRRRLAVVTPIFSDHISGGSEKLIYQYTLILSKFYEVTVLASRSLDYITWKNQIPIKDLEPVLLGKDLEKKVSREWIEPEPGNRIRVLRFSVDKERNISKFNRFSDKLFRNSDSGKSVGSQEEKERIWVDMQGPYCPDLIQYIETNERDYDVFVFVSYLYYPMVYGLPLVAKKSVVIPTLHDEPPAKLSVYSKLFKDDSAYCFNTLEEKALFHKLYGYEPSLGNVIGMHLAIPEETEKKTSERKNPQDSFQFLYVGRIDEGKGVLEMAQYFSEWQKRSGRNDKLLLAGRGDSKLLQRISKFPHVSPLGFVSEEAKDEIIRSSDILINPSPMESFSIIIMEAWIRKKAVLVNGRSDVLRGHCLRSNGGLYYSDLDSFCAVAEYLVNHEREREEMGLNGKRYVQANFNPDIVEKKIAHIVERCIRRRYSE, from the coding sequence TTGCTAGACTCTCGTAGAAGATTAGCCGTTGTTACTCCTATTTTTTCGGATCATATTTCAGGTGGCTCCGAGAAACTCATCTATCAATATACTCTAATATTGTCCAAGTTTTACGAGGTAACAGTTCTTGCGAGCCGCTCGTTGGATTATATCACTTGGAAAAACCAGATCCCGATTAAAGACTTAGAGCCAGTACTTCTGGGAAAAGATCTGGAGAAGAAGGTAAGTAGAGAATGGATCGAACCAGAACCAGGGAATCGGATAAGAGTCCTCAGATTCTCCGTAGATAAAGAAAGGAATATCTCTAAGTTTAATAGATTTTCGGACAAACTGTTTCGAAATTCCGACTCGGGAAAAAGTGTCGGATCCCAAGAAGAAAAGGAAAGGATCTGGGTAGATATGCAAGGCCCTTATTGTCCTGATCTAATCCAATACATTGAGACCAACGAAAGAGATTACGACGTTTTCGTATTCGTTTCTTATCTGTATTATCCCATGGTTTACGGGCTTCCATTGGTAGCAAAAAAATCTGTTGTAATTCCAACATTACACGACGAACCGCCTGCAAAATTATCCGTATATTCTAAGCTTTTCAAAGACGACTCAGCTTATTGTTTTAATACCCTAGAGGAAAAAGCTCTTTTTCATAAATTGTACGGATACGAACCAAGTCTTGGAAATGTGATCGGAATGCATTTGGCAATTCCGGAAGAGACTGAGAAAAAAACTTCAGAGAGAAAAAATCCTCAGGACTCCTTTCAGTTCTTGTACGTAGGAAGGATAGACGAAGGAAAAGGAGTGCTGGAGATGGCACAATACTTTTCCGAATGGCAGAAAAGAAGCGGCAGAAACGACAAATTACTTTTGGCAGGAAGAGGAGATTCCAAACTTCTACAAAGAATATCAAAATTTCCTCATGTATCTCCCTTAGGTTTTGTAAGCGAAGAAGCTAAAGACGAGATCATCCGCTCTTCAGATATACTCATAAATCCTTCTCCTATGGAAAGTTTTTCCATAATTATCATGGAAGCTTGGATCCGTAAAAAAGCAGTTTTAGTCAACGGAAGATCGGACGTTCTAAGAGGACATTGTCTAAGAAGTAACGGTGGTTTATACTATTCCGACTTAGACAGCTTTTGCGCAGTCGCAGAATATTTAGTAAATCACGAAAGAGAAAGAGAAGAAATGGGGCTGAATGGTAAAAGATACGTTCAGGCAAACTTCAATCCTGATATAGTGGAAAAAAAGATCGCCCATATAGTAGAGAGATGTATCAGAAGAAGATACTCAGAATAA
- a CDS encoding glycosyltransferase family 4 protein produces MIFRRRGVHQFAAGFNLGDAISNEMNSLKSVFKKIGYSSEIYAENTGPGTDTLVKKYKAYSSNGKDILVYHHSIHSDVLETVLKPKNSKILIYHNVTPGHFFEKYDLKLTYLLRKGREELESLRNKFDKVFAVSEYNKSELLGLGFEDVDVLPITYQLPQGRQTLKENFPKNRPNIPRFLFVGRIAPNKKQDDLIRFAFHYLKAYGPEFQLFMVGFSSKELYLYREELERMLDFYKLRKNVIITDFLSDEELKSMYLNCDLFLSMSEHEGFCVPLLEAMVHNIPILAFDGGAVGETLSGAGILFKEKRMDVIVELAHKMVTDRNWKDLILETQQKRLSSFSQINAETVLRPVLARLS; encoded by the coding sequence ATGATCTTCAGAAGAAGAGGAGTTCATCAATTCGCTGCCGGTTTTAATTTGGGGGATGCAATTTCAAACGAGATGAATTCCTTAAAGTCTGTTTTCAAAAAAATAGGATATTCTTCCGAAATTTATGCGGAGAATACCGGTCCCGGAACGGATACTTTGGTGAAAAAGTATAAGGCATATTCTTCTAACGGCAAAGATATACTGGTATATCATCATTCTATTCATTCGGATGTTTTAGAAACGGTATTAAAGCCCAAGAATTCTAAAATTCTAATATACCATAATGTAACACCTGGTCATTTTTTTGAAAAATACGATCTGAAACTTACTTACCTTCTCCGCAAAGGAAGAGAAGAATTAGAATCTTTAAGAAACAAATTCGATAAGGTATTTGCAGTTTCGGAATACAATAAATCAGAACTGTTAGGATTGGGTTTTGAAGATGTGGATGTTCTTCCGATCACCTACCAACTTCCTCAAGGTAGACAAACTCTTAAGGAAAATTTTCCAAAGAATAGACCCAATATTCCACGCTTCTTATTTGTAGGAAGAATTGCTCCCAACAAAAAACAGGATGATCTCATCAGATTCGCATTCCATTATCTAAAAGCTTATGGCCCCGAGTTCCAACTTTTTATGGTTGGATTCAGTTCGAAAGAGTTGTATCTATACAGGGAAGAATTGGAACGTATGCTCGATTTTTATAAGTTGAGAAAGAATGTGATCATCACCGATTTTTTATCCGACGAAGAATTAAAATCCATGTATCTAAACTGCGATCTTTTCCTATCTATGAGCGAACATGAAGGATTTTGTGTTCCGTTATTGGAAGCGATGGTGCATAATATCCCGATCCTTGCATTCGACGGCGGCGCGGTAGGAGAAACTCTTTCCGGTGCAGGGATCTTATTTAAAGAAAAGAGAATGGATGTGATCGTGGAGCTTGCTCATAAAATGGTGACGGATCGAAATTGGAAAGATCTGATCCTGGAAACCCAACAAAAACGACTTTCTTCCTTTTCCCAAATCAACGCAGAAACTGTATTGAGGCCTGTCCTTGCTAGACTCTCGTAG
- a CDS encoding glycosyltransferase, with amino-acid sequence MNAYLHISEFRDKDGIGNDIKGLREVLNSSGIKTEIVCQTDLSDGSIKTLQTEELRNENVLSSNSMHILEYGGSGYPIDSFLSFPGRKFVRYQNITPPKFFKPFVSQDIFRSFELDYKKSILELHKLKRSTERFLPSSKYSASNLEDLNIVNSSVLPIVRKYGWKGEKRNRKNGYTLGYVGRLVPSKKIEDILFLSYFLKRIEPKYRILLIGNVPSIFEDYFTNLKHMARELGIGGNIQFRMGVQDSELPRFWEEMDAYISMSEHEGFGIPLVEALSYDIPVFAYACTAVPETLKDAGYLFRKKDLNSLEKLAEWIHFILESQSSPRPVDGPHASSKRREVCMDYDSMPYGRVLKQIFTFKEAATS; translated from the coding sequence ATGAACGCTTATCTCCATATTTCCGAATTTAGAGATAAGGACGGGATCGGGAACGATATCAAAGGTTTAAGAGAAGTTTTAAATTCTTCCGGGATCAAAACCGAGATCGTATGCCAAACCGATCTAAGCGACGGCTCAATTAAAACCTTACAAACAGAAGAACTCCGTAACGAGAATGTTCTGTCATCCAATTCCATGCATATTTTGGAATACGGAGGTTCGGGCTATCCTATAGATTCTTTTCTTTCTTTTCCGGGCAGAAAATTCGTTCGTTATCAGAACATCACTCCTCCTAAGTTTTTTAAACCTTTCGTTTCTCAGGATATATTCAGAAGTTTCGAATTAGATTATAAGAAATCCATATTAGAATTACATAAACTTAAAAGATCAACGGAACGCTTTCTTCCCAGCTCCAAATATAGTGCCTCCAATTTGGAAGACCTGAATATAGTAAATTCCAGCGTTCTTCCAATTGTTAGAAAGTACGGATGGAAGGGAGAGAAACGAAACCGTAAGAACGGCTACACTCTTGGCTATGTGGGAAGATTGGTCCCGAGCAAAAAGATAGAAGATATTCTATTTCTTTCTTATTTTCTGAAAAGAATAGAACCTAAATATAGGATCTTACTGATCGGGAATGTTCCTAGTATTTTCGAAGATTACTTTACGAACTTAAAGCATATGGCCAGAGAACTTGGTATCGGAGGAAACATTCAATTCAGGATGGGGGTCCAAGACTCCGAGCTACCGAGATTTTGGGAGGAAATGGACGCCTATATCAGCATGAGTGAACACGAAGGTTTCGGGATCCCTCTTGTGGAAGCATTGAGTTATGATATTCCAGTTTTTGCATACGCTTGCACTGCCGTTCCGGAAACATTAAAAGATGCGGGATATCTTTTCCGAAAAAAGGATCTGAACAGTCTGGAAAAATTAGCAGAGTGGATCCATTTTATATTAGAATCCCAATCTTCCCCTCGTCCCGTAGATGGCCCACATGCTTCTTCTAAAAGGAGAGAAGTTTGTATGGATTACGATTCCATGCCTTACGGAAGAGTTTTAAAACAGATATTCACATTTAAAGAAGCGGCTACCTCATGA
- a CDS encoding LIC_10202 family protein: protein MEERSSDIIEIKDSSVNVRELMEEIESRLARRPVSKEELERLSRWKFSPQSPEGYREFDAAETAHLFEKGISPPKFTNPKFKYIRGPIRWLFIKLIELYAFLDKKLSENRTRAFYSVLNELILLRGDHEKLKRKFEKFYNEFVELNYSLKKEISPEFVWSNEFLYEEETLEESETLILSRLNPGDSVLAINPEWGKFLKQLLKAQIEFKAVTWNKSQYSYIKEHITNSVSLLSFEEVLPESPLPSKIISNANLCLLPNWVLEKLFKTLASKTSSGTEFIFRYSNYSNRMVSPFQPILLTQISESGFREFLQKLGFKNIVDTKAGDGFSVFSFRK from the coding sequence ATGGAAGAAAGATCTTCAGACATTATAGAAATCAAGGACAGCTCTGTCAATGTCCGCGAGCTCATGGAAGAAATAGAGTCCAGGCTTGCCAGAAGGCCAGTTTCCAAAGAAGAATTGGAAAGACTTTCTCGCTGGAAATTTTCTCCACAATCCCCTGAAGGATACAGGGAATTCGATGCTGCGGAAACGGCTCACTTATTCGAAAAAGGGATCTCCCCTCCTAAGTTCACAAATCCAAAGTTCAAGTACATCCGCGGCCCGATCCGTTGGCTGTTTATCAAACTGATCGAGCTATATGCTTTCTTAGATAAGAAACTTTCAGAGAACAGGACTCGCGCATTTTACAGCGTTTTGAATGAATTGATACTCTTGAGAGGAGATCATGAAAAACTAAAACGCAAATTCGAAAAGTTCTACAACGAGTTTGTAGAACTGAATTATAGTCTTAAAAAAGAGATCAGCCCTGAATTCGTATGGTCCAATGAATTTCTCTACGAGGAAGAAACCTTAGAAGAAAGTGAAACTCTTATTCTTTCCAGATTGAACCCTGGAGATTCAGTTCTTGCGATCAATCCTGAATGGGGAAAATTCCTAAAACAACTTTTAAAAGCGCAGATAGAATTCAAAGCAGTGACTTGGAATAAGTCACAATATTCTTATATAAAAGAACATATTACCAATTCAGTATCTCTTCTTTCTTTTGAGGAAGTTCTTCCTGAGTCTCCTCTTCCTTCTAAAATTATTTCCAACGCAAATCTATGCCTTTTGCCGAATTGGGTTTTGGAAAAACTTTTCAAAACCCTAGCTTCTAAAACTTCCAGCGGGACAGAGTTCATATTTAGATATTCCAATTATTCGAATAGAATGGTCTCTCCTTTTCAGCCGATCCTTCTGACTCAAATCAGCGAATCCGGATTCAGAGAGTTCTTACAAAAATTAGGTTTTAAGAATATAGTGGATACCAAGGCTGGAGACGGTTTCTCGGTATTTAGTTTTAGAAAATGA
- a CDS encoding GDP-mannose 4,6-dehydratase, with protein MKYLVTGAEGFVGSYLVREITQGSESELLGLGVNPKNTEFPFPYKVCDIRDIQSLQQVFESYSPDVLFHLAGQTFVPRSIENPEETLLINVAGTLNILECFKRSGKKVKLVYVSSSEVYGNLREEELPVSENLLPSPVNPYASSKLAAETYCLQYSRSYQNIETVIARPFNHIGIGQNPNFVVPNFCKQVLENISKNVSSEILVGDLTPTRDFLHVRDVVKAYILLANKGLSGEVYNICSGTETSISQVLEWILEFADSNLVSKQDPTRLRPAEMKRSLGNNSKLRSLGWTPGISVKDAVREIFEHIRKTEYSS; from the coding sequence ATGAAATACTTGGTCACAGGAGCGGAAGGTTTTGTAGGATCTTATCTGGTCCGAGAAATTACACAAGGTTCCGAGTCCGAACTTTTGGGCCTGGGCGTGAATCCCAAAAATACCGAGTTTCCATTTCCCTATAAGGTTTGCGATATCCGGGATATCCAATCACTCCAACAAGTATTCGAGTCCTATTCACCGGATGTACTATTCCATTTAGCAGGACAAACATTCGTTCCAAGATCCATCGAAAATCCTGAGGAAACATTACTTATCAATGTGGCTGGCACATTGAATATTTTAGAATGTTTTAAACGCTCCGGTAAAAAAGTAAAACTGGTATATGTATCTTCTTCCGAAGTGTATGGAAATCTAAGGGAAGAAGAACTTCCTGTTTCAGAAAACCTTCTTCCAAGTCCTGTGAATCCTTATGCTTCTTCTAAGCTTGCCGCGGAAACTTATTGCCTTCAATATTCTCGTTCTTATCAAAATATAGAAACAGTGATCGCAAGGCCTTTCAATCATATAGGTATTGGTCAAAATCCGAACTTCGTAGTCCCAAATTTCTGCAAGCAAGTATTGGAAAATATTTCCAAAAACGTTTCTTCCGAAATTTTAGTCGGAGATCTAACTCCTACTCGTGACTTCTTACATGTAAGAGATGTGGTCAAAGCTTATATCCTTTTAGCAAACAAAGGGTTGAGCGGAGAAGTTTATAATATATGTTCCGGGACTGAAACTTCGATCTCTCAGGTCTTGGAATGGATCTTAGAATTTGCAGATTCTAATTTAGTTTCCAAACAAGATCCGACGAGATTGAGACCTGCAGAAATGAAAAGATCCTTGGGAAATAATTCCAAACTGCGATCTTTAGGATGGACTCCCGGAATTTCAGTAAAAGATGCTGTCCGGGAAATTTTCGAACATATTCGAAAAACAGAATATTCTTCTTAG
- a CDS encoding SanA/YdcF family protein has translation MDFGLKNQEIQKTPSAFSKGRLRLALLLAAAICIGIPASIDLSIEWDYENRSTHAGNYRSLKPATVAIVPGASVYKGIPSPVLQDRLDCAIELYKQGKVRKILLSGDNGTSYYNEVKPMLLYVLERGINEKDVFVDHAGFRTLDTLVRAKEIFQVKDAIFVSQRFHQPRAAFISKKIGLDLQSYESDRRIYISGPTSRFREFFARTLAWIDMNLANTAPKYLGKPFPIEGSGVKTWKGSVI, from the coding sequence ATGGACTTTGGACTAAAAAACCAGGAAATCCAGAAAACTCCCAGCGCCTTTTCTAAAGGAAGGCTGAGACTTGCACTTTTACTCGCCGCTGCAATTTGTATTGGGATCCCTGCTTCCATAGATCTTTCTATCGAATGGGATTACGAAAATAGAAGTACTCATGCTGGAAATTATCGTTCTCTCAAACCTGCAACTGTGGCTATCGTTCCGGGAGCTTCCGTTTACAAAGGAATTCCTTCTCCCGTTTTGCAAGACCGTCTTGATTGCGCGATAGAACTTTATAAACAAGGGAAGGTCAGGAAGATTCTTCTCTCAGGTGATAACGGAACCAGCTATTACAACGAAGTAAAGCCAATGCTCTTATATGTTTTAGAAAGAGGGATAAATGAGAAGGATGTATTTGTGGACCATGCCGGCTTTAGGACCTTGGACACATTAGTAAGAGCAAAGGAAATTTTCCAAGTCAAGGATGCGATCTTTGTCAGCCAAAGATTTCACCAGCCTAGAGCAGCATTCATTTCTAAAAAGATAGGATTGGACCTACAATCTTATGAATCCGATAGAAGGATCTATATCAGTGGACCTACGAGTAGGTTCAGGGAATTTTTCGCAAGAACCTTAGCTTGGATCGATATGAACCTGGCAAACACTGCACCCAAATACTTGGGTAAACCTTTCCCAATCGAAGGAAGCGGGGTCAAAACCTGGAAGGGTTCAGTAATCTAA
- a CDS encoding Spy/CpxP family protein refolding chaperone: MNRVRLMNLLNSFVRVALAGVFLTPAYLFSEDTKTSFHTARPIRTVSFYRNERAAGVVFGDLDSFKNRYILTDTQLERIAELNRRYKSEHERWLRRLSPKQVELELTLMDENPDLVKVRLLVNAIARYTSEIRMNQIAHRLAIERVLTSEQKKRGKEKEIVTLPEEHREAPGFPLNLFVPERIILPVPGILR; this comes from the coding sequence ATGAACCGAGTAAGACTCATGAATCTCCTGAATTCATTCGTCAGAGTTGCTCTGGCCGGTGTTTTCCTAACGCCGGCGTATCTTTTCTCAGAAGATACCAAAACTAGTTTCCATACTGCCAGACCTATTCGCACTGTCTCCTTCTATCGTAATGAAAGAGCGGCCGGAGTAGTATTCGGTGACCTTGATTCATTTAAAAATCGTTATATTCTTACAGACACCCAACTAGAACGTATCGCTGAGCTGAACCGGAGATATAAAAGCGAGCATGAAAGATGGCTTCGCAGACTTTCTCCGAAACAAGTCGAACTCGAACTGACGCTCATGGATGAAAATCCAGACCTTGTTAAAGTTCGACTTCTCGTGAACGCGATTGCAAGGTATACATCCGAAATCCGGATGAACCAAATCGCGCATCGGCTCGCGATCGAAAGGGTCTTAACCTCTGAGCAAAAAAAGAGGGGGAAGGAAAAGGAAATCGTTACCCTACCCGAGGAGCATAGGGAAGCTCCAGGGTTCCCCCTGAATCTGTTTGTTCCCGAGAGAATAATTTTGCCTGTGCCGGGCATCCTGAGATAA
- a CDS encoding RNA polymerase sigma factor — MDQKEFAGLIDSTKHIVLSAIKKNLYEEFYDTIDDVVQETYIRAYKSLAANKFRGESSHSTWLYTIARNESLRMNQKRMRQANLAMKLKEKATQDSILNPREEYSDSGMDIELQDLISNLPWKYKSVLALVSEGYKEQQIAEKLGIPEGTVKSRSFRGKQMLKKLFFQET, encoded by the coding sequence ATGGACCAAAAAGAATTTGCCGGACTAATAGACAGTACGAAACATATCGTACTCTCCGCGATCAAAAAGAATTTATACGAAGAGTTTTACGATACCATCGACGATGTTGTTCAAGAAACTTATATCCGTGCGTATAAAAGTTTAGCAGCCAATAAGTTCAGGGGAGAATCTTCTCATAGCACTTGGTTGTATACCATCGCAAGAAACGAATCCTTGAGAATGAACCAGAAGCGTATGCGCCAAGCAAACCTGGCGATGAAGTTGAAGGAAAAAGCTACTCAAGATTCCATTTTAAATCCAAGGGAAGAATATTCGGATTCCGGAATGGACATCGAGTTACAGGATCTGATTTCCAATCTTCCTTGGAAATACAAGTCTGTGCTTGCTTTAGTTTCCGAAGGATACAAAGAGCAACAGATTGCGGAGAAATTGGGAATTCCGGAAGGAACTGTGAAATCCCGATCCTTCCGAGGCAAACAAATGCTAAAGAAACTTTTTTTTCAAGAGACCTAG